Within the Setaria viridis chromosome 3, Setaria_viridis_v4.0, whole genome shotgun sequence genome, the region AAGCCTACTTATCTAATTTTCACTCATTTACTTAGGAGATGAAAATGGTTAGAATAAGCGTTATATACGTGCATGTTAAGCATGATCCGTAGGACTAGTGACCATAACTTATGCATGCACAACCGTCTCTTATGACAGTATTGTTTATAGAAACATAGagcaaaaatttccaaaataaaGAAGATAGAGCAAAAAAGTTTAGTGCATAATGTGCTGCATTAAAGAGCGTTTTTTATGTAACTATCAGGAGTTAGCATGAAAACAGACAAGAATTTCTATTAAACAAGGTAAATGGGATTTGAAGCTTGGTATGGAAACCATATAGCTTTGTGTTTAACCAATGGAAATGTATCATGCATCAGTCTAGCTCTTAGGACAGTAATTAATACTTTAATATGCATGGTAaaggatgatataaatgaaGTGCTGGATGGGAACTTTGTAAAAAGGTCAAGATAGTTCATCTACATGATTTTTCTTGTGGATATTTTGATACTATATTATCATCACATCTAAAAAAAATGATACTGCatatattctttttttaaataaaaagtgGCCTAACCTGTGAATGAACTGTGTGCTGAGCTCAGTCAGACTAGAGAACTTTGACTATATTGCATGAATGTTCTACCTTAACATAAAATACATTGATGTGATGCATGGTCACATGGATTGTTTATGATTGAAGATTTGAACTTTTGATTGCTATCTAATAGTTCCATATTGCCCATGCAGGAGAATAGTGAACAGTAGAAAGTTGTGGAGTCCTAAAGAGGATCAAGCCTGGGTCCATGACAGATTTGATGAGATGGATCTGCATGATTTTCATGGTGACAATGTAAGTGTtatgttttcttattttgtaTTTATGGATGCATCCTTTCTTAACAAGTTGCTGTTTCTTCAACTGTACTTtcagccaaaaagaaatcaggGAGGTCGCTTTAGAGGACGTGGTGGTGGGCCTGGGGGTAGAACTCGTGGTATGGGCCGTGGTAATTTCAGAGGCAACAGATCTCGAACGTACTATCATGAAAGTAGCAAGAACTACAGTTATGTTCCAAAGGAATCTCATTCTTACAATGATAACACCAAGAATGCTCGACATGCTTTGCCGGATAATGGGAAGAACAGAGTTTCAAAACCGTCTCGTGCCCACTATGATGATGTCAAAAATCATGACATTGTTCCCAAAGAATCTCGTACTTACTATGGTGATGCTAAAAGTCAAAAGAATACACCAAGAGTAGTTCGAGGAAGAGGCTCCAAGCGCTACCAACCACGTTTGAGAAGCAATGCTGATATATCTTCAGGACAAAATAATAAGTGAGTGAAAGTCTTTTTACGCAGTCTTGTGTCTCAGTACCTTTGTTATGATATGTATATAACTAATGGAATCATTGTTTCTGTTATCACATTTCAGATCTCAAGGTCTTGAAACCACTTCATCAAATACCAACTTGGGACAAAACCAAGCCCAAACATCAAATTCTCAACCTGAACCAGTTCATCCAATTAAGCAAACCATTGCCTCAAACTTGAATTCGGCTTCACCACCATTTTACCCTTCTCGATCGTCCAATCAAGAATTTCCAGTTAGTCAAGGAGGGAATGCACAACTTAGCAGTACCCTATTAAGAGGAAAGGCCTTTGTACCATCTGTTGGGCATGTTGAAGCTGCTATGAAGGGAGTGAATAGACCTGCATTGTCCTCAAATGGTCCATTTCCTGCATTTCCTGTATCTAGTAATCAAGCCAACAGAGATTATGTTCAGCCTGCCCATCCAGTTGTTCAACAAAATCCAGTTCAATCACCTTCTCAAGCTGTGCCCAGGATGCCTGCCCAGATGTTCGGTGCAAGATTCAGCAATAGCAATAAAATATCACCTGTACAACCTACAATTTCGAGTGATGACACAGAACTTTCTTCACCTAGTGGATCAAAAAAATTTGATTCTCGATTAACAGTTGGACAACCTGGTGATCAAGGAGAAGAGCGTACTTCTTTTACATATGGTGGAGCTCATGTTCTTGGGGCTACAGGGGCCATGGGCCTTACGCTTGGGGACCAAAATTTCCATGGTACCCCAGCACTGCTGCCAGGTTTGTATCTTCACTCAGTAAAATATAAGTTTGATAACATAAGTGGTAAATTCTAACATGGATTAGGGGTATTTAGTAATCTGAAAGATTTTACTTCTTAATTGATACTAAAGAGTAGGCTACTGTGCATTATGAGGGATAGTATTTAGTACTGCCTCCGTCATCCATCAATGTAGATTTTTACCCATAATTTGTCTTACAATATATTTGTCAAATGCTACAAAATTAGTATCTATCTTAATGCCACTTCGAATGCAAATCTCTTGATGCAACTTGTGTACACCAAATATGCATAGAATGTaactaattgttggtcaaaatgTTTAAAGTTTTTTTTCCGATCTCCATACTTGTTTTAGCCTGCATATGCTTTATCATATTAATCAAACTATGAACTCGTTTCTTTGACACAGTTATGCGGTTTGGAGGTCAGCGTCCAGTTGGGCCTGGTGTTCCTTCGATTGGTATGGCTCTGCCAGGATTTGTGTC harbors:
- the LOC117848606 gene encoding protein MLN51 homolog, with the translated sequence MADTEKAEAEAGEEYESDLDDAPLAALRRRDAASDDEGEEDDEDGGTPLRRIRAGSDADSDGQGAPEVYDEGAYEEGEEYEEYEEEVYGEFEEGGGGGRRVASEAVAAVGQEGEDGDVEKADEAGPGEEQEKKGNEPYAVPTTGAFYMHDDRFQEGRGRGRGRQRRIVNSRKLWSPKEDQAWVHDRFDEMDLHDFHGDNPKRNQGGRFRGRGGGPGGRTRGMGRGNFRGNRSRTYYHESSKNYSYVPKESHSYNDNTKNARHALPDNGKNRVSKPSRAHYDDVKNHDIVPKESRTYYGDAKSQKNTPRVVRGRGSKRYQPRLRSNADISSGQNNKSQGLETTSSNTNLGQNQAQTSNSQPEPVHPIKQTIASNLNSASPPFYPSRSSNQEFPVSQGGNAQLSSTLLRGKAFVPSVGHVEAAMKGVNRPALSSNGPFPAFPVSSNQANRDYVQPAHPVVQQNPVQSPSQAVPRMPAQMFGARFSNSNKISPVQPTISSDDTELSSPSGSKKFDSRLTVGQPGDQGEERTSFTYGGAHVLGATGAMGLTLGDQNFHGTPALLPVMRFGGQRPVGPGVPSIGMALPGFVSQQQLGLSNSEMTWLPILTGASGALGAPYGSPYISMDGSYYSRPSEQASSSGSIGEPSANNASSLLKPQEITEVASGEPSQRQNKPRRYSEMNFGQ